A window from Candidatus Delongbacteria bacterium encodes these proteins:
- a CDS encoding abortive infection family protein: MASELIRAETRNLLREYFVGTSLSIIRDRFEAAGITCDEFFDPGVSGERRGLVMRYYHALDLTSWKDVKKLMRVFESVLDELEVGVEAKDQYRAGFAKEELGKFSRALRRDGFRWEDARLLAPTDLLTMENIHHAISGLDAPELNRQITRLRDSVNDDPALAVGTAKEMLETTCKTILGDCGVEVETGWDVSELLKRTRRELKLLPDDVRSAAKGAETVKRLLSNLGQVGIGLAELRNLYGSGHGRAGNTKGLSPRHARLAVGAVVTVVQFLFETHEDRKRSQIV; this comes from the coding sequence ATGGCGAGTGAGTTGATTCGCGCGGAAACGAGAAATCTGCTTCGGGAGTACTTCGTCGGGACAAGTCTCTCGATCATCAGGGACCGCTTCGAGGCGGCTGGAATCACCTGCGACGAGTTTTTCGATCCGGGTGTGTCAGGGGAACGGCGAGGTCTCGTGATGCGGTATTACCACGCGCTGGACCTCACGTCTTGGAAGGACGTGAAGAAACTGATGCGTGTGTTTGAATCGGTCCTGGATGAGTTGGAGGTCGGTGTCGAGGCCAAGGACCAATACAGGGCTGGCTTCGCCAAGGAAGAGCTGGGAAAGTTCAGTCGGGCCCTTCGCCGCGATGGGTTTCGATGGGAGGATGCTCGTCTTCTCGCGCCAACCGACTTGCTCACGATGGAGAACATTCATCATGCAATCTCTGGGTTGGACGCGCCCGAGTTGAATCGGCAGATCACGCGCTTGCGCGATTCCGTGAACGATGATCCCGCGCTGGCGGTGGGCACGGCGAAAGAAATGCTGGAGACCACCTGCAAGACGATTCTCGGGGATTGTGGCGTCGAGGTTGAAACAGGTTGGGATGTTTCGGAATTGCTGAAGCGAACTCGACGGGAACTGAAACTACTGCCTGATGACGTGCGTTCGGCGGCCAAGGGCGCGGAGACCGTCAAACGACTGCTGAGCAACCTGGGGCAAGTTGGCATCGGACTGGCCGAGCTTCGGAATTTGTATGGCAGTGGGCATGGGCGTGCTGGCAACACGAAGGGGCTTTCGCCACGGCACGCGAGACTGGCCGTTGGTGCCGTTGTCACGGTAGTGCAGTTCTTGTTCGAGACTCACGAGGACAGGAAGCGATCCCAGATAGTGTGA
- a CDS encoding IS1595 family transposase → MLSSKIQFQKGLGLAEFLRRFGTEAQCREALRQWRWPDGFVCPRCGHDVGHSLRTRPVVQCGRCRKQTSLTANTLFHWSRLRLTQWFLAIYLISQTKTGMSGLELSRHLCVQQNTAWLILHKLMEAMRFREEERQLGPYVEVDDAYLGGRAPGKKVGRGSPNKTPFLVAVGKNDSGLPVHVQLQVVKGFRRAVIATWAKDHLKPDAHVRSDGLSAFRVLESHARVHQRLIVNGDNRMMDTAFFWSSTILGNLKTSLQGVYHQIHGKYVPRFLALFQYRFNRRFDLKELAISAMRLAARSNPLPLRQIRLAESAT, encoded by the coding sequence ATGCTGTCGTCCAAGATCCAATTCCAGAAGGGCCTCGGGCTTGCCGAGTTCCTTCGCCGATTCGGCACCGAGGCCCAATGCCGGGAAGCCTTGCGCCAGTGGCGTTGGCCGGACGGCTTTGTCTGTCCTCGTTGCGGACACGATGTCGGGCATTCCCTTCGCACTAGGCCGGTGGTGCAATGTGGAAGGTGCCGCAAGCAGACCTCGTTGACAGCCAACACCTTGTTCCACTGGTCCCGGCTGCGTTTGACCCAGTGGTTCCTGGCGATCTACCTGATCAGCCAGACCAAGACCGGCATGTCGGGGCTGGAGCTGTCCCGGCACCTGTGTGTCCAGCAGAACACGGCTTGGCTGATCTTGCACAAGCTCATGGAAGCCATGAGGTTCCGGGAGGAGGAGCGGCAGTTGGGGCCTTATGTCGAGGTGGACGACGCCTACCTGGGCGGTCGTGCACCTGGCAAGAAGGTGGGACGCGGCTCGCCCAACAAGACGCCGTTCCTGGTGGCGGTCGGCAAGAACGACTCCGGCCTTCCTGTGCATGTGCAGCTTCAGGTGGTCAAGGGGTTCCGCCGGGCCGTCATCGCGACGTGGGCCAAGGACCATCTGAAGCCGGACGCGCACGTGCGCAGTGATGGCCTGTCGGCGTTTCGGGTGCTGGAATCCCATGCGCGCGTGCACCAGCGCCTCATCGTCAATGGAGACAATCGGATGATGGACACGGCCTTCTTCTGGTCCAGCACCATCTTGGGCAATCTGAAGACCAGCTTGCAGGGCGTGTATCACCAGATCCACGGCAAGTACGTGCCGCGCTTTCTGGCCCTGTTCCAGTACCGGTTCAACCGCCGCTTCGATTTGAAAGAGCTGGCGATCAGCGCCATGCGCCTGGCGGCGAGATCCAACCCGTTGCCTTTGCGTCAGATCCGTTTGGCTGAGTCAGCTACTTAA
- a CDS encoding PD-(D/E)XK nuclease family protein yields the protein MTTPHAAPLAPCCPDLPMLDQKLPDGFQVHNEHWSFSRLDTYARCPLAYKARYLDPQIYGADYIKPLPDPSGPAVLGTLCHRTLELAGQTLKQARHMGRLFRQQGLILDCLNQAFQEKPEKGDVIPTGQVLADAQAILVEYLKTGDFYADQILGLEWPFDFVIEDPLGDIRIIGFIDRLEMTPEGVVRLKDYKTNRMLYAKDELRQSLQASIYEIAVRDSEALAVTPDTPVDFEFVLLRHGLSQRTTRSESDLQLAVHQITTLVHRCEGSRTFPAHLNKYCAYCDHKTRCSLWREVVARGLPQAFVTPSDLSAIAVEYERMSDAAKILYARKEELADLMKIHLIGNEQIETPTHLFRTSANNETTFLDPYRVAKLLAQVYRRPVSQVLRRIGRISKTEFDAVMKDAEQRLTATALKELKDELAPLIETMPNPKLQAYKRPVEEKGQLAKRIKRPQVKRRLKI from the coding sequence ATGACGACGCCCCACGCGGCGCCCCTGGCGCCCTGCTGCCCCGACCTGCCCATGCTGGACCAAAAGCTCCCCGACGGATTCCAGGTCCACAACGAGCACTGGTCCTTCTCCCGGCTCGACACTTACGCCAGGTGCCCACTCGCCTACAAGGCCCGATACCTGGATCCCCAGATCTACGGGGCTGACTACATCAAGCCCCTGCCCGACCCCAGTGGTCCGGCCGTCCTCGGCACCCTCTGTCACCGGACGCTGGAGCTCGCCGGACAGACCCTCAAGCAAGCGCGTCACATGGGCAGGCTCTTCCGGCAGCAAGGCCTCATCCTCGACTGCCTCAACCAGGCATTCCAGGAAAAGCCCGAGAAAGGCGACGTCATCCCCACCGGCCAGGTCCTGGCCGACGCCCAGGCCATCCTCGTCGAATACCTGAAGACCGGCGACTTCTACGCCGACCAGATCCTCGGCCTGGAATGGCCCTTCGACTTCGTCATCGAAGACCCCCTCGGCGACATCCGCATCATCGGCTTCATCGACCGCCTTGAGATGACGCCCGAAGGCGTCGTGCGCCTCAAGGACTACAAGACCAATCGCATGCTCTATGCCAAGGACGAACTGCGCCAGTCCCTGCAGGCGTCCATCTACGAGATCGCCGTCCGGGACAGCGAAGCCCTGGCCGTCACGCCCGACACGCCCGTCGACTTCGAGTTCGTCCTCCTGCGCCACGGCCTGTCCCAGCGGACCACCCGATCCGAATCCGATCTCCAGCTGGCCGTCCACCAGATCACCACCCTCGTCCACCGCTGCGAAGGGTCCCGCACCTTCCCCGCCCACCTGAACAAGTACTGCGCCTACTGCGACCATAAGACCCGCTGCAGCCTCTGGCGCGAGGTGGTCGCACGCGGCCTGCCCCAGGCCTTTGTCACCCCCAGCGACCTGTCCGCCATCGCTGTCGAGTACGAACGCATGAGCGACGCCGCCAAGATCCTCTACGCCCGGAAGGAAGAGCTGGCCGACCTGATGAAGATCCACCTCATCGGGAACGAGCAGATCGAGACGCCCACGCACCTCTTCCGCACCAGCGCCAACAACGAGACCACGTTCCTCGACCCGTACCGCGTTGCCAAGCTCTTGGCACAGGTCTACCGACGTCCCGTCAGCCAAGTCCTGCGTCGCATCGGCAGGATCTCCAAGACCGAGTTCGACGCCGTCATGAAGGACGCCGAGCAGCGCCTGACCGCCACCGCCCTCAAGGAGCTCAAGGACGAGCTGGCGCCACTGATCGAGACCATGCCGAACCCCAAGCTGCAAGCCTACAAGCGCCCCGTGGAAGAGAAGGGCCAGCTGGCCAAACGCATCAAGCGGCCCCAGGTGAAGCGCAGACTGAAGATCTGA
- a CDS encoding 3'-5' exonuclease: MPRHYMIDIETWDTAPSAVIRAIAIVGFDLKDGHYAIDATCTSIADCRRTVDQQIQAGRTVSAETVAWWATRAPLGPMLNSSRDVANVEVFEPHSLTGVVENLLEDLHDLHTDPTTCIWSRGHFDIAILEDLLQTNGRPVPWRHNQVRDVRTLDEITPPIESQMPHHPLADCLAQIGQVCAALRLARADAQPEETRPQRRTVFGAGFNQPLRRTAGGKAEATAREDPSTTGAE; this comes from the coding sequence ATGCCCCGCCACTACATGATCGACATCGAGACCTGGGACACAGCGCCATCGGCCGTCATCCGAGCCATCGCCATCGTAGGCTTCGATCTGAAGGACGGCCATTACGCCATCGACGCGACCTGCACCAGCATCGCCGACTGCCGGCGCACCGTGGACCAGCAAATCCAGGCCGGTCGTACGGTGTCCGCCGAGACCGTGGCCTGGTGGGCCACCCGCGCGCCACTGGGGCCCATGCTCAACAGCAGCCGGGACGTCGCCAACGTCGAGGTTTTCGAGCCGCACTCGCTCACAGGCGTCGTGGAGAATCTCCTGGAAGATCTCCACGACCTGCACACGGACCCCACAACTTGCATCTGGAGCCGCGGCCACTTCGACATCGCCATCCTGGAGGACCTACTGCAGACCAATGGCCGCCCGGTCCCCTGGCGCCACAACCAGGTGCGCGACGTGCGCACACTGGACGAAATCACCCCGCCCATCGAATCCCAGATGCCCCACCACCCCCTGGCCGACTGCTTGGCGCAAATCGGGCAGGTGTGCGCGGCCCTGCGCTTGGCCAGGGCCGATGCGCAGCCCGAGGAAACTCGGCCACAACGAAGAACGGTCTTTGGGGCTGGATTCAATCAACCACTGCGCCGAACCGCTGGTGGAAAAGCTGAAGCAACTGCTCGCGAAGATCCAAGTACCACTGGTGCTGAATAG
- a CDS encoding helix-turn-helix transcriptional regulator has translation MTTFRKKTMPDSCVKIHSTLRGNLRRLMDDFNNEGKEQKGIGIIRMAKRAGLGVGSVQSILSDPHHSPSLRVLTQLATALDVSVSDLLQDAEA, from the coding sequence GTGACGACTTTTCGCAAGAAGACCATGCCCGACTCGTGCGTGAAGATCCACTCCACCCTGCGCGGCAACCTGCGCCGCCTGATGGACGACTTCAACAACGAGGGGAAGGAGCAGAAGGGCATCGGCATCATTCGGATGGCCAAGCGCGCCGGCCTTGGCGTCGGCAGCGTCCAGTCCATCCTGAGCGATCCCCACCACAGCCCCAGCCTGCGCGTGCTGACCCAGCTGGCCACCGCGCTCGATGTTTCGGTGTCCGACCTCCTGCAGGATGCGGAGGCCTGA
- a CDS encoding helix-turn-helix domain-containing protein gives MPKLVDERAEERKAAILTLVEAIYRQLGHDPARPPALITETEAATVLHQTPATLQKWRYARSKPLPPRKIGGTVLYLPYDVAAFILTTREGDPR, from the coding sequence ATGCCGAAGCTGGTTGACGAGCGGGCTGAAGAGCGCAAGGCCGCCATCCTGACCCTGGTGGAGGCCATTTACCGGCAGCTCGGCCACGACCCCGCCCGCCCGCCGGCGCTGATCACCGAGACCGAGGCCGCGACCGTCCTCCACCAGACGCCGGCAACCCTGCAGAAGTGGCGCTACGCCCGAAGCAAACCCCTGCCCCCGCGCAAGATCGGCGGGACCGTCCTCTACCTGCCCTACGACGTCGCCGCCTTCATCCTGACCACCCGCGAAGGAGACCCCCGATGA